From Xyrauchen texanus isolate HMW12.3.18 chromosome 36, RBS_HiC_50CHRs, whole genome shotgun sequence, one genomic window encodes:
- the LOC127630115 gene encoding uncharacterized protein LOC127630115 isoform X1, with translation MSTLKKYIFIKENNHGLGFCDPVRIYKSKYLAPFQGDGDTVYSCANKNGIVKFTRATLNNSRLTQDNAFIPRSFCGSVNRSKIQCTCIAPGLSNSSAWVTYTRDFLFFFTGNFTNGSLQSPITLLVTYGSVDLSNPNSTDTAVLTSNTNTAAASNATARSNSTASWNRTAASNATTNTTERSLYNSTTNETISRNNCRRDRACFSTPRTCNPAAQGSCFFVSTRAVYGNADNFTFEFSGESSGYIAVGLSRDNREIRRRFNSHTSPH, from the exons ATGTCCacattaaagaaatatatattcataaaagAAAATAATCATGGTTTGGGGTTTTGTGATCCTGTTAGGatatataaatctaaatatttgGCTCCTTTTCAG GGTGATGGTGATACTGTCTATTCTTGTGCCAACAAAAATGGTATAGTGAAATTTACCCGTGCAACACTGAACAACAGCAGACTGACTCAGGATAATGCA TTCATTCCTAGAAGTTTCTGTGGATCAGTGAACAGAAGTAAGATTCAGTGCACTTGCATAGCTCCAGGTCTCAGCAACAGCAGTGCCTGGGTGACATACACAAGGGATTTCCTCTTCTTTTTCACAGGCAACTTCACAAATG GCTCTCTGCAGTCTCCAATCACTTTACTGGTCACATATGGGTCAGTGGATTTAAGCAACCCTAACAGCACAGACACCGCAGTATTAACATCCAATACAAACACCGCTGCAGCATCTAATGCCACTGCAAGGTCAAACAGCACTGCTTCATGGAATAGAACTGCAGCGTCAAATGCCACCACCAATACCACAGAACGGTCACTCTACAACAGCACAACAAAT GAAACCATCAGCAGGAATAACTGCAGGAGAGATAGGGCATGTTTCTCCACTCCACGCACCTGTAATCCAGCTGCTCAGGGTTCCTGTTTTTTTGTCTCCACGAGAGCAGTATACGGAAATGCAGACAATTTCACTTTTGAGTTCAGCGGAGAGTCCAGTGGCTACATCGCGGTTGGCCTCTCTCGTGACAACAGGGAGATCAGAAGAAGATTCAATTCCCATACGAGTCCacattaa
- the LOC127630115 gene encoding uncharacterized protein LOC127630115 isoform X2, whose product MSTLKKYIFIKENNHGLGFCDPVRIYKSKYLAPFQGDGDTVYSCANKNGIVKFTRATLNNSRLTQDNAFIPRSFCGSVNRSKIQCTCIAPGLSNSSAWVTYTRDFLFFFTGNFTNGSLQSPITLLVTYGSVDLSNPNSTDTAVLTSNTNTAAASNATARSNSTASWNRTAASNATTNTTERSLYNSTTNETISRNNCRRDRACFSTPRTCNLAAQGSCFFVSTRAVYGNADNLTFELSGQSSGYIAVGLSHDNREIRRRFNSHTSPH is encoded by the exons ATGTCCacattaaagaaatatatattcataaaagAAAATAATCATGGTTTGGGGTTTTGTGATCCTGTTAGGatatataaatctaaatatttgGCTCCTTTTCAG GGTGATGGTGATACTGTCTATTCTTGTGCCAACAAAAATGGTATAGTGAAATTTACCCGTGCAACACTGAACAACAGCAGACTGACTCAGGATAATGCA TTCATTCCTAGAAGTTTCTGTGGATCAGTGAACAGAAGTAAGATTCAGTGCACTTGCATAGCTCCAGGTCTCAGCAACAGCAGTGCCTGGGTGACATACACAAGGGATTTCCTCTTCTTTTTCACAGGCAACTTCACAAATG GCTCTCTGCAGTCTCCAATCACTTTACTGGTCACATATGGGTCAGTGGATTTAAGCAACCCTAACAGCACAGACACCGCAGTATTAACATCCAATACAAACACCGCTGCAGCATCTAATGCCACTGCAAGGTCAAACAGCACTGCTTCATGGAATAGAACTGCAGCGTCAAATGCCACCACCAATACCACAGAACGGTCACTCTACAACAGCACAACAAAT GAAACCATCAGCAGGAATAACTGCAGGAGAGATAGGGCATGTTTCTCCACTCCACGCACCTGTAATCTAGCTGCTCAGGGTTCCTGTTTTTTTGTCTCCACGAGAGCAGTATACGGAAATGCAGACAACCTCACTTTTGAGCTCAGCGGACAGTCCAGTGGCTACATCGCGGTTGGCCTCTCTCATGACAACAGGGAGATCAGAAGAAGATTCAATTCCCATACGAGTCCACAttaa
- the LOC127630115 gene encoding uncharacterized protein LOC127630115 isoform X3 codes for MSTLKKYIFIKENNHGLGFCDPVRIYKSKYLAPFQGDGDTVYSCANKNGIVKFTRATLNNSRLTQDNAFIPRSFRGSVNRSKIQCTFIAPGLSNSNARAAYTRAFLFFFTGNFTNGSLQSPITLLVTYGSVDLSNPNSTDTAVLTSNTNTAAASKATARSNSTASWNRTAASNATTNTTEGSLYNSTTNETISRNNCRRDRACFSTPRTCNLAAQGSCFFVSTRAVYGNADNLTFELSGQSSGYIAVGLSHDNREIRRRFNSHTSPH; via the exons ATGTCCacattaaagaaatatatattcataaaagAAAATAATCATGGTTTGGGGTTTTGTGATCCTGTTAGGatatataaatctaaatatttgGCTCCTTTTCAG GGTGATGGTGATACTGTCTATTCTTGTGCCAACAAAAATGGTATAGTGAAATTTACCCGTGCAACACTGAACAACAGCAGACTGACTCAGGATAATGCA TTCATTCCTAGAAGTTTCCGTGGATCAGTGAACAGAAGTAAGATTCAGTGCACTTTCATAGCTCCAGGTCTCAGCAACAGCAATGCCCGGGCGGCATACACAAGGGCTTTCCTCTTCTTTTTCACAGGCAACTTCACAAATG GCTCTCTGCAGTCTCCAATCACTTTACTGGTCACATATGGGTCAGTGGATTTAAGCAACCCTAACAGCACAGACACCGCAGTATTAACATCCAATACAAACACCGCTGCAGCATCTAAAGCCACTGCAAGGTCAAACAGCACTGCTTCATGGAATAGAACTGCAGCGTCAAATGCCACCACCAATACCACAGAAGGGTCACTCTACAACAGCACAACAAAT GAAACCATCAGCAGGAATAACTGCAGGAGAGATAGGGCATGTTTCTCCACTCCACGCACCTGTAATCTAGCTGCTCAGGGTTCCTGTTTTTTTGTCTCCACGAGAGCAGTATACGGAAATGCAGACAACCTCACTTTTGAGCTCAGCGGACAGTCCAGTGGCTACATCGCGGTTGGCCTCTCTCATGACAACAGGGAGATCAGAAGAAGATTCAATTCCCATACGAGTCCACAttaa
- the LOC127630115 gene encoding uncharacterized protein LOC127630115 isoform X4 — MQTTSLSHDNREGDGDTVYSCANNNSMVKFTRATLNNSRLTQDNAFIPRSFRGSVNRSKIQCTFIAPGLSNSNARAAYTRAFLFFFTGNFTNGSLQSPITLLVTYGSVDLSNPNSTDTAVLTSNTNTAAASKATARSNSTASWNRTAASNATTNTTEGSLYNSTTNETISRNNCRRDRACFSTPRTCNLAAQGSCFFVSTRAVYGNADNLTFELSGQSSGYIAVGLSHDNREIRRRFNSHTSPH, encoded by the exons ATGCAGACAACCTCACTTTCTCATGACAACAGGGAG GGTGATGGTGATACTGTCTATTCTTGTGCCAACAACAATAGTATGGTGAAGTTTACCCGTGCAACACTGAACAACAGCAGACTGACTCAGGATAATGCA TTCATTCCTAGAAGTTTCCGTGGATCAGTGAACAGAAGTAAGATTCAGTGCACTTTCATAGCTCCAGGTCTCAGCAACAGCAATGCCCGGGCGGCATACACAAGGGCTTTCCTCTTCTTTTTCACAGGCAACTTCACAAATG GCTCTCTGCAGTCTCCAATCACTTTACTGGTCACATATGGGTCAGTGGATTTAAGCAACCCTAACAGCACAGACACCGCAGTATTAACATCCAATACAAACACCGCTGCAGCATCTAAAGCCACTGCAAGGTCAAACAGCACTGCTTCATGGAATAGAACTGCAGCGTCAAATGCCACCACCAATACCACAGAAGGGTCACTCTACAACAGCACAACAAAT GAAACCATCAGCAGGAATAACTGCAGGAGAGATAGGGCATGTTTCTCCACTCCACGCACCTGTAATCTAGCTGCTCAGGGTTCCTGTTTTTTTGTCTCCACGAGAGCAGTATACGGAAATGCAGACAACCTCACTTTTGAGCTCAGCGGACAGTCCAGTGGCTACATCGCGGTTGGCCTCTCTCATGACAACAGGGAGATCAGAAGAAGATTCAATTCCCATACGAGTCCACAttaa